In the Bacteroidota bacterium genome, one interval contains:
- a CDS encoding linear amide C-N hydrolase produces MDKSSTNKNKLVHGLIAISLLLVPYSLLACTAFAIKKDKQIYLAKNLDWEISNGIVLVNKKGVYKTAYSKKANKLTWVSKYGSVTFNQFGKEFPLGGMNEKGLVIEELNSWGETPKSDNKYELNEFQWTQFCLDNFANTEELLTTIDSIVIVPLFINLHYLISDSKGNIAIIEFYNGKTYIYKDEDIPYPVLSNNHYESSLKYVSNFNGFGGNMEIRPENTSNDRFVKVASVIKMKEQMLLDKKIVFKTLDYVSQEDTQWSIVYDISNKSIHFKTSQNKTIKTIELNEFDFTCKTLTSFIDINNDEIVIAETSLKKLEPNDNENLVIDVFEKYKYYNLGELSKVEFLKLVEYGNSISCK; encoded by the coding sequence ATGGATAAATCATCAACCAATAAAAACAAATTAGTACATGGACTGATTGCAATATCTCTTCTATTGGTTCCTTATTCGTTGCTCGCTTGTACTGCATTTGCAATAAAAAAGGACAAGCAAATATATCTGGCCAAAAATCTTGATTGGGAAATTAGCAATGGTATTGTTTTAGTTAACAAAAAGGGTGTTTACAAAACTGCATATTCTAAAAAGGCGAATAAACTAACATGGGTTTCTAAATATGGAAGTGTAACCTTCAATCAATTTGGTAAAGAATTCCCCTTAGGCGGGATGAATGAAAAAGGGCTGGTGATAGAAGAGCTAAACTCATGGGGCGAAACACCGAAAAGCGATAACAAATACGAACTGAACGAATTTCAATGGACTCAATTTTGCCTCGATAATTTTGCAAATACTGAAGAGCTTTTAACAACTATAGATAGTATAGTTATCGTTCCGTTATTTATTAATTTACATTATTTAATCTCAGATAGTAAGGGAAATATAGCTATTATAGAATTTTACAATGGTAAAACTTACATATACAAAGATGAGGATATTCCATATCCAGTTTTAAGCAATAATCATTATGAGAGTTCCCTTAAATACGTTAGTAATTTTAATGGTTTTGGGGGCAATATGGAAATAAGACCTGAAAATACATCCAATGACAGATTTGTAAAAGTGGCCTCCGTGATAAAAATGAAAGAACAAATGCTCTTAGATAAAAAAATAGTATTTAAAACTTTGGATTACGTTAGCCAGGAAGATACACAATGGAGTATTGTTTACGACATATCAAACAAATCAATTCACTTTAAAACATCACAAAACAAAACAATTAAGACAATTGAACTAAATGAATTTGACTTTACATGCAAGACTCTCACATCATTTATCGATATAAATAATGATGAAATTGTCATTGCTGAAACCAGTCTCAAAAAATTAGAACCAAATGATAATGAAAATTTGGTGATTGATGTTTTCGAAAAATACAAATACTATAATTTAGGAGAATTAAGCAAAGTCGAATTCCTGAAACTTGTTGAATATGGTAATTCTATTAGCTGTAAATAA